A single region of the Thermococcus paralvinellae genome encodes:
- the pgiA gene encoding glucose-6-phosphate isomerase, with protein sequence MYKEPFGVKLDFETGIIENAKKLVRKLSDMKGYFLDEEAWKELVEKEDPVVYEVYAIEQEEKEGDLNFATTVLYPGKVGKEFFFTKGHYHAKADRAEIYFALKGKGGMLLQTPEGDAKFIEMEPGTIVYVPPYWAHRTVNTGNEPFIFLAIYPADAGHDYGTIKEKGFSKIVVEEDGKVVVKDNPKWKE encoded by the coding sequence ATGTACAAAGAGCCTTTTGGAGTTAAGCTTGATTTTGAAACTGGAATAATTGAAAATGCCAAAAAGCTAGTGAGAAAGCTGAGCGACATGAAAGGGTATTTCCTTGATGAGGAGGCATGGAAAGAGCTTGTAGAAAAGGAAGACCCAGTTGTCTATGAGGTCTATGCAATTGAGCAGGAGGAGAAAGAGGGGGATTTGAACTTTGCAACAACTGTTCTCTATCCAGGAAAAGTTGGAAAGGAATTCTTCTTCACAAAGGGTCACTATCATGCAAAGGCTGATAGAGCAGAAATATACTTTGCTTTGAAAGGAAAAGGTGGCATGCTCTTGCAGACACCGGAGGGAGATGCGAAGTTTATTGAAATGGAGCCCGGGACAATAGTTTATGTTCCACCCTATTGGGCTCACAGGACAGTTAATACCGGAAATGAACCCTTTATCTTCTTGGCTATCTATCCAGCTGATGCTGGTCATGACTACGGAACGATAAAGGAGAAGGGCTTTTCAAAGATAGTTGTTGAGGAAGATGGGAAAGTAGTCGTTAAAGACAATCCAAAGTGGAAGGAGTGA
- a CDS encoding ADP-specific glucokinase, translating into MKKSLKEKIRLWKSLYVNAFENATNALPRVRGVLLAYNTNIDAIKYLDKEDLEERVEKVGKKRVFELMENPPEKVTSLEELFAGILRSIKLGKAMEWFVEDRGVRNYLREWGWDELRIGGQAGIMANLLGGVYRIPTIVHVPQNPKLQAELFVDGPIYVPVFEEGEFKLVHPKEAVKENEEELIHYIFEFSRGFQVFDIVAPRENRFIANADDYNARVYIRDEFKEHFNKIVKNVDLAIISGLQVLKEFYEDGTTYKDVLNEVEAQLDVLNERNIKSHFEFAYTANKKVRETLINLLPKFTSVGLNEVELASLMEIIGDEELAREVLEGHVFSVIDAIHLLMDETGIQRIHFHTYGYYMALTQYRGEKVRDALLFAALAAAAKAMYGNLENLSQIRDALSVPTNEKAFFIEEELEKEFGEVENGVIDMTDRQLTFIPTKIVASPKSTVGIGDTISSSAFVSEFAIRQ; encoded by the coding sequence ATGAAAAAAAGCTTAAAAGAGAAAATTAGGCTCTGGAAGAGTCTTTATGTTAACGCGTTTGAGAATGCAACTAACGCATTGCCGAGAGTTAGAGGGGTTCTCTTAGCTTACAACACCAACATTGATGCAATAAAATATCTTGACAAAGAAGACCTCGAGGAGAGAGTTGAGAAAGTTGGAAAAAAGAGAGTTTTTGAGCTGATGGAAAATCCTCCTGAGAAAGTTACTTCCCTCGAAGAGCTTTTCGCTGGAATTTTGAGGAGCATTAAGCTTGGAAAGGCTATGGAATGGTTTGTCGAAGACAGAGGCGTGCGCAATTATTTGAGGGAATGGGGCTGGGATGAACTTAGAATTGGTGGACAAGCAGGAATAATGGCTAATTTGTTGGGTGGAGTTTACAGAATCCCAACTATAGTTCATGTTCCTCAGAATCCAAAGCTCCAAGCTGAGTTATTTGTTGACGGTCCAATTTATGTTCCGGTCTTTGAGGAGGGGGAATTTAAGCTTGTCCATCCTAAAGAAGCCGTGAAAGAAAATGAAGAAGAGCTAATTCACTATATCTTTGAATTTTCAAGAGGATTCCAAGTGTTTGACATAGTTGCCCCAAGAGAAAACAGATTCATAGCAAATGCTGATGACTACAACGCTAGAGTCTATATAAGGGATGAGTTTAAGGAGCACTTCAATAAGATAGTCAAGAACGTTGATTTGGCGATAATAAGCGGTCTGCAAGTTTTAAAAGAATTCTATGAAGATGGCACGACTTACAAGGATGTCCTTAATGAAGTTGAAGCTCAGCTTGATGTGCTCAATGAGAGGAACATTAAGAGCCATTTTGAGTTTGCCTACACTGCAAACAAGAAAGTCAGAGAGACCCTTATTAACTTACTGCCAAAATTCACAAGTGTTGGGCTGAATGAAGTTGAATTGGCATCTTTGATGGAAATAATTGGGGATGAGGAGCTTGCAAGAGAAGTGCTTGAAGGCCATGTGTTCTCAGTTATAGATGCAATACATCTTCTCATGGATGAGACTGGAATTCAAAGAATTCACTTCCATACCTATGGTTATTACATGGCATTGACTCAGTACAGGGGGGAGAAAGTTAGAGATGCTCTGCTATTTGCAGCATTAGCAGCTGCAGCTAAAGCAATGTACGGCAACCTAGAAAACTTAAGCCAAATTAGAGATGCTCTAAGTGTGCCAACAAACGAGAAGGCATTCTTTATTGAAGAAGAGCTTGAGAAAGAGTTTGGTGAAGTTGAAAATGGAGTAATTGATATGACTGACAGACAGTTGACGTTTATACCAACGAAAATAGTTGCGTCACCGAAGAGCACTGTTGGAATTGGAGACACTATTTCAAGCTCAGCCTTTGTGAGTGAATTTGCGATAAGACAATGA
- the mpgS gene encoding mannosyl-3-phosphoglycerate synthase, with product MLLEAPVYKEIFGAVKIYELQKLLKMDTETEEVPMFTVMNIPREDIYRTLGEMAVVVPMKNEKLHLVDGVLKAIPHKCPIIIVSNSKREGPNRYRQEVDLVRHFYNLTHSKIIMVHQKDSGIAKAFEKVGYTEILDGKGNVRSGKGEGMVIGILLAKAIGAKYVGFVDADNYIPGAVNEYVKDYAAGFLMSESEYTMVRLHWRHKPKVTKGSLYFKKWGRVSEITNRYLNQLISEQTTFETTIMVTGNAGEHAMTMKLAEIMPFSTGYSIEPYEIVYLLERFGRWEGVEEYQDVFDQGIEIFQIETLNPHFHEDKGQRHVKEMILMSLATVYHSTLASESLKKRILEDLRMHGIIGESEEPPRPIVMPPIKDIDIKKWMRIVENNSETLLKLGL from the coding sequence ATGCTTTTAGAAGCTCCCGTTTACAAGGAAATATTTGGAGCTGTTAAGATTTATGAGCTGCAAAAGCTCCTCAAAATGGACACTGAGACAGAGGAAGTGCCGATGTTTACTGTCATGAACATTCCGAGGGAGGACATTTACCGCACACTGGGAGAGATGGCAGTTGTTGTTCCAATGAAAAACGAAAAGCTTCATTTAGTTGATGGTGTCCTCAAGGCAATACCTCACAAGTGCCCTATAATCATAGTCTCAAACAGCAAAAGGGAAGGTCCTAACAGGTATAGGCAAGAAGTGGACTTAGTCAGGCACTTCTACAATTTGACTCACTCAAAGATTATCATGGTTCACCAAAAGGATTCTGGAATAGCCAAGGCATTTGAAAAAGTTGGCTATACTGAAATACTTGATGGGAAGGGAAATGTTAGGAGTGGCAAGGGTGAAGGAATGGTCATTGGAATTTTACTTGCAAAAGCTATTGGTGCAAAATACGTAGGATTTGTTGATGCCGATAACTACATTCCTGGAGCTGTTAATGAATATGTAAAAGACTATGCCGCTGGCTTTCTCATGAGCGAGAGTGAATACACGATGGTTCGCCTTCACTGGAGGCATAAGCCTAAAGTTACAAAGGGTAGCTTATATTTCAAGAAATGGGGAAGGGTAAGTGAAATTACAAACCGCTACCTCAATCAGCTAATCAGTGAACAAACTACCTTTGAGACTACAATAATGGTCACTGGCAATGCTGGAGAGCATGCAATGACCATGAAGCTGGCTGAGATAATGCCATTCTCAACTGGTTACTCAATAGAGCCATATGAGATAGTTTATCTTCTTGAGAGATTTGGAAGATGGGAAGGGGTTGAGGAGTATCAAGATGTCTTTGATCAGGGGATTGAGATATTCCAAATTGAAACTCTCAATCCACACTTTCATGAAGATAAGGGACAGAGACATGTAAAGGAAATGATTTTGATGTCTCTGGCAACCGTTTATCACTCGACTTTGGCTTCAGAAAGTCTCAAGAAAAGGATACTAGAAGATTTGAGGATGCATGGCATAATAGGGGAAAGTGAAGAACCACCAAGGCCAATTGTAATGCCTCCGATTAAAGACATTGATATCAAAAAATGGATGAGAATTGTTGAGAACAACTCTGAAACCTTACTCAAACTTGGTCTGTAG
- the mpgP gene encoding mannosyl-3-phosphoglycerate phosphatase: protein MRVIFLDLDKTLIRDDYSPEPAKAVIDELKRRGFKIIFNSSKTRAEQEYYRKALDVDDPFIVETGSAIYIPKKHFPFSFNFTREVGKYFVMELGGKYDVIKQVLDELSEEFGLKYYGNSSIEEVMEFTGLPRHLAELAMMREYSETIFRWRDEQFIEAIKSKGLKVSKGSRFYNVHGNTDKGKAAHFLLLLYSKFFGDVEAYAVGDGLNDFPMFEVVDKAFIVGNLKHPNAVNINSIEELLEVVK, encoded by the coding sequence ATGAGAGTGATATTCCTTGATCTTGATAAGACTCTAATTAGAGATGACTACTCTCCAGAACCAGCTAAAGCTGTAATTGATGAACTGAAAAGAAGAGGCTTTAAGATAATCTTTAATTCGTCAAAAACCAGAGCTGAACAGGAGTACTACCGGAAAGCGTTAGATGTTGATGATCCTTTCATAGTGGAGACTGGAAGTGCAATATATATTCCAAAGAAACATTTCCCATTCAGTTTCAATTTTACGAGGGAAGTAGGAAAGTACTTTGTAATGGAACTCGGTGGGAAATATGACGTCATTAAACAAGTGCTTGATGAGCTCAGCGAAGAGTTTGGCTTAAAATACTATGGAAATTCAAGTATTGAAGAGGTTATGGAGTTCACAGGGCTTCCGAGACATTTAGCAGAGCTTGCAATGATGAGAGAATACTCGGAAACTATCTTTCGTTGGAGGGATGAACAGTTCATTGAAGCAATTAAATCTAAAGGTCTTAAGGTTTCAAAGGGAAGCAGATTTTACAACGTTCATGGAAATACAGACAAAGGAAAAGCAGCGCACTTTTTGCTCCTCCTTTACTCCAAGTTTTTTGGAGATGTAGAAGCATATGCCGTTGGCGATGGACTAAATGACTTTCCCATGTTTGAAGTTGTTGATAAAGCCTTCATAGTTGGAAATCTGAAACATCCAAATGCTGTGAATATAAATTCAATAGAAGAGCTGCTGGAGGTGGTAAAATGA
- a CDS encoding mannose-1-phosphate guanylyltransferase/mannose-6-phosphate isomerase produces MKTLILAGGKGTRLWPLSRELMPKQFIRIFDDTSLFQKTIERALLFSKPKEIFIVTNKEYRFRVFDELRDMGIEIPKENVLLEPIGKNTLPAIYWGLKTIHENFGKSKVAVLPSDHLIDINEKYIKAFKTAEKLAENYFVTFGIKPTKPHTGYGYIKPGEKLEGGYKVAEFKEKPDLETAKKYVEEGYYWNSGMFMFDTELFIEEVKRLAPEIYNAFEEAKSIEEAYELVPDISVDYGIMEKTDKAAVVPLNVYWNDLGSFDAIYDAFEKDENGNAVKIRGLKADYIGIDSKNNLIMTERLTATVGVKDLIIIDTGDALLVAHRGESQKVKEVYKKLKEKGDERVIVHRTAYRPWGSYTVLEEGDRYKIKRLTVLPGKKLSLQMHYHRSEHWVVVRGTAKVIVGDKEILLRPGESTFIPAGVKHRLENPGKVVLEVIETQIGEYLGEDDIVRFQDDFGRD; encoded by the coding sequence ATGAAAACGCTGATATTAGCTGGAGGAAAAGGAACTCGTTTATGGCCACTAAGTAGAGAATTAATGCCAAAACAATTTATAAGGATATTTGATGATACTTCGCTCTTTCAAAAGACAATAGAAAGAGCTTTGCTTTTCTCAAAACCCAAGGAAATTTTTATAGTAACTAATAAGGAGTATCGCTTTAGAGTTTTTGATGAACTTAGGGATATGGGCATAGAGATTCCAAAGGAAAATGTTCTTCTCGAGCCAATAGGGAAGAACACCCTTCCAGCAATTTACTGGGGGCTGAAAACCATTCATGAGAACTTTGGAAAATCGAAGGTCGCTGTTTTGCCATCGGACCATTTAATTGATATAAATGAAAAATACATTAAAGCATTTAAAACAGCAGAAAAGCTTGCTGAGAACTACTTTGTAACATTTGGAATCAAACCTACAAAGCCCCATACTGGCTACGGTTACATAAAGCCCGGAGAGAAATTGGAAGGCGGTTATAAAGTTGCCGAATTTAAAGAAAAACCGGACTTAGAGACTGCGAAAAAGTATGTTGAGGAGGGCTACTACTGGAACAGTGGAATGTTCATGTTTGACACAGAACTTTTCATTGAAGAGGTCAAAAGATTAGCTCCAGAAATCTACAATGCATTTGAAGAGGCCAAAAGCATCGAGGAAGCTTATGAATTAGTTCCAGACATCTCAGTTGATTACGGGATCATGGAAAAGACTGACAAAGCCGCAGTTGTGCCATTGAATGTTTATTGGAACGATTTAGGAAGCTTTGATGCAATCTACGATGCATTCGAGAAAGATGAGAACGGGAATGCAGTTAAGATTAGAGGATTAAAGGCAGATTACATAGGAATAGACTCAAAGAATAATCTCATCATGACCGAGCGCTTAACGGCAACAGTAGGAGTGAAGGACTTAATCATAATTGACACTGGAGATGCACTGCTCGTTGCTCACAGAGGAGAAAGCCAGAAGGTTAAGGAGGTCTACAAGAAGCTCAAAGAGAAAGGCGACGAAAGGGTCATCGTTCACAGAACGGCTTACAGACCTTGGGGAAGCTATACTGTCCTTGAAGAAGGAGATCGCTACAAAATCAAGCGCTTGACAGTTCTACCTGGCAAAAAATTGAGCCTCCAGATGCACTATCACCGCTCAGAGCACTGGGTCGTTGTTAGGGGAACAGCAAAGGTCATAGTTGGAGATAAGGAAATCCTTTTGAGACCTGGCGAAAGTACATTCATCCCTGCTGGGGTTAAACATAGATTAGAGAACCCTGGGAAAGTAGTTTTGGAAGTCATTGAGACCCAGATAGGCGAGTATCTTGGGGAAGATGACATAGTAAGGTTCCAAGATGACTTTGGAAGGGATTGA
- the glmM gene encoding phosphoglucosamine mutase → MGKLFGTFGVRGIANEKITPEFALKIGMAFGTLLKREQPDKGLWVVVGRDTRVSGEMLKNALISGLLSVGINVIDVDIAPTPAIQFACRYFGVDGGAVITASHNPPEYNGIKLLEPNGLGLKKEREAIVEDLFFKEEFDRAEWNEIGRLEKRDIIRPYIDAIKSKVDVEAIKKRKPFVVVDTSNGAGSLVLPYLLRELGCKVVSVNAHPDGHFPARNPEPNEENLQGFMKIVKALGADFGVAQDGDADRSVFIDENGNFIQGDKTFALVVKAMLQEHGGGLVVTTIATSHIIDELAKQYNGKVLKTKVGDLIVSRALLEHNGLVGGEENGGVIFPDHVLGRDGAMTVAKIVEIFAKSGKKFSELINELPKFYQVKTKRHIEGDRYAIVEKVAKIAERKGFRIDTTDGTKILFDDGWVLVRASGTEPIIRIFAEARSEEKAKEYLNLGLSLLDEALKD, encoded by the coding sequence ATGGGAAAGCTGTTTGGAACATTTGGAGTCAGGGGAATCGCAAATGAAAAGATAACTCCCGAATTTGCTCTCAAGATAGGAATGGCATTTGGGACTCTATTAAAAAGAGAACAGCCGGACAAGGGACTTTGGGTTGTTGTGGGAAGAGACACAAGAGTGAGCGGTGAAATGTTGAAAAATGCTCTAATCTCTGGGCTTTTAAGTGTTGGAATAAATGTTATTGATGTGGATATTGCTCCAACTCCTGCAATTCAGTTCGCATGCAGATACTTTGGAGTCGATGGTGGGGCTGTGATTACTGCATCTCACAATCCTCCGGAATACAATGGGATTAAGCTCTTAGAGCCAAATGGATTGGGCTTAAAGAAGGAGAGAGAAGCAATTGTAGAAGATCTATTCTTCAAGGAAGAGTTTGATAGAGCAGAATGGAACGAAATTGGTCGTTTGGAGAAAAGGGACATAATAAGACCCTACATTGATGCAATAAAGTCTAAGGTTGACGTGGAGGCAATAAAGAAGAGGAAGCCCTTTGTAGTGGTTGACACTTCAAATGGTGCTGGCTCGTTAGTTTTGCCTTACCTACTTAGGGAGCTTGGCTGTAAGGTTGTCAGCGTGAATGCTCATCCAGATGGGCACTTCCCAGCAAGAAATCCTGAGCCAAACGAAGAGAACCTTCAAGGATTCATGAAGATTGTCAAAGCATTAGGGGCAGATTTTGGTGTGGCTCAAGACGGAGATGCAGACCGTTCAGTGTTCATTGATGAAAATGGAAACTTCATTCAGGGAGACAAAACGTTTGCTCTCGTTGTTAAGGCAATGCTTCAAGAGCATGGTGGAGGCTTGGTTGTTACAACAATAGCAACCTCACACATAATTGATGAGCTTGCAAAGCAGTACAATGGAAAAGTTCTCAAGACAAAGGTTGGTGATTTGATAGTTTCAAGGGCTTTGCTCGAGCACAATGGTTTGGTCGGCGGAGAAGAGAACGGTGGTGTAATTTTCCCAGACCATGTCTTAGGCAGAGATGGAGCAATGACTGTGGCAAAGATAGTTGAAATCTTTGCAAAGAGCGGAAAGAAGTTCAGTGAGCTTATAAACGAGCTTCCCAAGTTCTATCAGGTGAAAACAAAGAGACACATTGAGGGCGATAGGTATGCAATAGTTGAAAAAGTTGCTAAAATTGCAGAGCGGAAGGGCTTTAGAATTGACACAACCGATGGAACAAAGATTCTCTTTGACGATGGCTGGGTTTTAGTTAGGGCAAGCGGAACAGAGCCGATAATAAGAATTTTCGCAGAGGCAAGGAGTGAAGAAAAGGCTAAAGAATATCTTAATTTGGGACTGAGTCTTTTGGATGAGGCTTTGAAGGATTAA
- a CDS encoding permease: MNVTTVFINALAVVCLVFALIKDPAKTKQALKMAVISFFRIFPTVLAIIIIIGLLSGFVPESQISKIVGENAGFKGVLTVAFLGAILHIPSLISFPLAASLLEKGASITSVAVFITTLTMIGMVTLPLEIRILGKKLALLRNGLSFIIAIIIGLIMGAIL; encoded by the coding sequence ATGAATGTGACTACTGTATTTATAAATGCTTTAGCTGTTGTATGTCTGGTTTTTGCTTTAATAAAGGACCCTGCAAAAACAAAACAAGCACTAAAGATGGCAGTGATCTCATTCTTTAGAATCTTCCCAACTGTTTTGGCCATAATAATCATTATAGGCTTGCTTTCTGGTTTCGTGCCAGAAAGTCAAATCTCTAAGATTGTCGGTGAAAACGCGGGGTTTAAAGGAGTGCTCACTGTTGCATTTTTGGGAGCAATACTCCATATCCCTTCGTTGATATCCTTCCCGTTGGCAGCATCTCTCCTTGAAAAAGGGGCTTCGATTACCTCAGTTGCTGTCTTTATAACCACGCTGACAATGATTGGAATGGTCACTTTGCCTCTTGAAATAAGGATATTGGGGAAAAAGCTGGCGTTGCTTAGAAATGGGTTGAGCTTTATCATTGCAATTATCATCGGGCTTATCATGGGGGCGATATTATGA
- a CDS encoding permease yields the protein MKKMMSKEKQKKGLVKDMLFLGITLVIAVVLLLMFPEKREPVISSSKGFFVEMILILPAVIILMGLFAVFVPNDVIVKYLGRSSGIKGIFLAILMGAFPTGPLYVAFPIAAALLKKGARISNIIASLSAWACIKIPQELVELQFLGLKFMITRLLLTVVFVIIMGIAIEQIILWSEKTNKHEQTS from the coding sequence ATGAAAAAGATGATGTCGAAAGAGAAACAGAAAAAGGGACTCGTAAAAGATATGCTCTTTTTAGGGATTACATTAGTGATTGCAGTGGTTTTGCTATTAATGTTTCCCGAAAAGAGAGAACCCGTAATTTCATCTTCAAAAGGGTTCTTTGTGGAGATGATTCTGATACTGCCCGCCGTGATAATATTGATGGGACTTTTTGCAGTGTTTGTTCCGAATGATGTTATCGTAAAGTATTTGGGAAGAAGTTCTGGAATAAAAGGTATATTCCTTGCTATACTCATGGGAGCATTTCCTACAGGTCCCCTTTACGTGGCTTTTCCAATAGCCGCGGCTTTACTTAAAAAAGGCGCCCGTATCTCCAACATTATTGCATCTCTTTCAGCATGGGCATGCATCAAGATTCCTCAAGAGCTAGTGGAGCTCCAATTTCTTGGACTGAAGTTTATGATAACGAGACTCCTTTTAACTGTAGTCTTTGTAATTATCATGGGAATAGCGATAGAACAAATAATTTTGTGGAGCGAAAAGACAAACAAACATGAACAAACTTCATGA
- a CDS encoding energy-coupling factor ABC transporter ATP-binding protein, which yields MIEIRHLHFSYDEKEILRDINLEIKKGEVFGLLGPNGAGKSTLILHLNGILKPKKGEILIDGLNPVKNPREVRKKVGIVFQDPNDQLFSPTVFEDVAFGPYNLGLRGKELEERVYKALRFVGMESYAGREIKHLSFGEKKRIAIATVLAMDPEILVFDEPFANLDFRGKEQVRTLIEQFRGEKTIILASHEAEYLTLCDRIALIDKGQIIKVGTPEEILGDVGLLKAHNLDVPPLIELFLSLNLGIPKSLEDAREKIANFLSISTQKLRVNKGRL from the coding sequence ATGATAGAAATAAGGCATCTACATTTTTCCTATGATGAAAAGGAAATACTCAGAGACATAAATTTAGAAATCAAGAAGGGAGAGGTTTTTGGGTTATTAGGCCCCAATGGAGCTGGGAAATCGACCCTCATTCTGCATTTAAATGGGATATTAAAGCCCAAAAAGGGAGAGATTCTGATTGATGGGCTAAATCCAGTTAAAAATCCACGAGAAGTTAGGAAGAAAGTAGGAATAGTTTTTCAAGACCCAAATGACCAGCTCTTCTCACCAACAGTTTTTGAGGATGTTGCCTTCGGCCCTTATAACCTAGGATTGAGAGGTAAAGAGCTCGAAGAGAGAGTTTATAAAGCATTAAGATTTGTTGGAATGGAAAGCTATGCTGGCAGAGAGATAAAGCATCTAAGCTTTGGGGAGAAGAAGAGAATTGCAATAGCCACTGTTTTGGCTATGGATCCGGAAATTCTGGTCTTTGATGAACCTTTTGCAAACCTCGACTTTAGAGGAAAAGAACAAGTCCGAACACTAATTGAGCAGTTTAGAGGAGAAAAAACAATAATCCTAGCCTCCCATGAAGCCGAGTATTTAACGCTCTGCGATAGAATTGCGTTAATTGATAAGGGACAGATAATTAAGGTCGGCACTCCAGAAGAAATTTTGGGAGATGTGGGACTCTTAAAAGCTCACAACCTAGACGTTCCTCCTCTCATTGAGCTGTTTCTCAGCTTAAACTTAGGTATTCCAAAAAGCCTCGAAGATGCCAGAGAGAAGATAGCTAACTTTTTAAGTATTTCAACTCAAAAGCTCAGAGTGAATAAAGGGAGGCTTTAA
- a CDS encoding energy-coupling factor transporter transmembrane component T family protein, translated as MYLLFLLIYALAVVTRKSLSELAYFGIVLIGLIIFLRPKKSIFKHLGFLLGFEGLLFILALFNPGDPLVSTPIGAITKEGIHSFFLLLGRAFLSSSAVVVTSNSLGFSKLLAEMEELRFPRILILTLAFTYRYLDLFKDESLRMKRALDSRAFGIGKREYYQKLGALLSEIFMRAYIRNDKIYKAMLSRCFGEFPKFERHKSIIPLIFSVIALIGVLI; from the coding sequence TTGTATTTGCTCTTTCTTTTAATTTATGCCCTTGCAGTTGTCACGAGAAAAAGTTTGAGTGAGCTTGCATATTTTGGGATAGTCCTTATCGGGTTGATTATCTTTTTAAGGCCAAAAAAGAGCATTTTTAAACACTTGGGATTTTTACTTGGGTTTGAGGGCTTATTATTCATTCTTGCACTTTTCAATCCTGGTGATCCTTTAGTAAGCACACCAATTGGAGCTATAACAAAAGAAGGAATCCACTCATTCTTCCTGCTTTTAGGAAGGGCTTTCTTGTCTTCTTCAGCTGTTGTTGTGACATCTAACTCTTTAGGCTTCTCAAAGCTTTTGGCTGAAATGGAAGAGCTCAGATTTCCAAGGATATTAATTTTAACGCTTGCATTCACTTACCGCTATCTTGACTTGTTTAAAGATGAATCACTGAGAATGAAACGAGCCTTAGATTCAAGGGCTTTCGGCATAGGAAAAAGAGAATATTATCAAAAGCTTGGTGCATTACTCAGCGAGATTTTTATGAGAGCCTACATTAGAAATGACAAAATTTACAAAGCAATGCTTTCAAGATGCTTTGGTGAATTTCCAAAATTCGAAAGACATAAAAGCATCATACCACTAATCTTCAGCGTAATTGCGCTGATAGGTGTGCTGATATGA
- a CDS encoding PDGLE domain-containing protein, translated as MKTIVKGLIIIIILLAIALPFASNNPDGLEATMEKVGLEEHPVYEAPLDYGETWGQSVVMGIIGIVLVFGLSYGLAKLVKGV; from the coding sequence ATGAAAACAATAGTCAAGGGATTAATTATCATTATCATCTTGCTGGCAATAGCTTTACCATTCGCTTCAAATAACCCCGACGGATTAGAAGCAACTATGGAAAAAGTTGGACTCGAGGAGCATCCAGTTTATGAAGCACCACTCGACTATGGAGAAACATGGGGACAGAGCGTAGTTATGGGAATAATTGGAATAGTCTTAGTCTTTGGACTCAGTTATGGGCTTGCTAAGTTGGTAAAGGGGGTTTAA
- a CDS encoding energy-coupling factor ABC transporter permease, translated as MHIPDGLLSMPVIVVTYAIMIAVVAYSAKKLKNLPESKIPLLGLFAAGIFAAQMVNFPIIGGVSGHLLGATLVAILLGPYAAVLIMTAVLIIQTLLFGDGGITTLGANILNMGILGAFLGYTVYTKLKSINEIVAIGVASWLSVFLAAVLAAIEIGISKSLPFGKVLTLMASYHAIIGIGEAILTIIIIQAVRAKLPEVGGVPA; from the coding sequence TTGCACATCCCAGACGGACTTTTAAGCATGCCTGTGATAGTTGTGACGTATGCCATAATGATAGCTGTGGTAGCATATTCAGCAAAGAAACTTAAGAACCTACCAGAGAGCAAAATTCCCCTTCTTGGACTTTTCGCAGCTGGAATCTTTGCAGCTCAAATGGTGAACTTCCCAATAATCGGAGGAGTCAGCGGACATTTGCTTGGAGCAACGCTTGTAGCAATATTACTCGGGCCCTATGCTGCTGTGTTAATAATGACTGCTGTTCTCATAATCCAGACACTTCTCTTTGGAGATGGTGGAATTACAACACTTGGAGCTAATATACTCAACATGGGGATACTCGGTGCATTCTTAGGATATACAGTTTACACTAAGCTAAAGAGCATAAACGAAATTGTAGCGATTGGAGTGGCTTCATGGCTCTCAGTATTTCTTGCGGCAGTTCTGGCAGCAATCGAAATTGGAATAAGCAAAAGTCTACCCTTTGGAAAGGTTTTAACACTCATGGCAAGCTACCACGCAATAATTGGAATAGGTGAAGCCATATTGACCATAATAATTATTCAAGCAGTTAGAGCCAAACTTCCAGAGGTAGGGGGTGTTCCTGCATGA